The following proteins come from a genomic window of Nicotiana tomentosiformis chromosome 12, ASM39032v3, whole genome shotgun sequence:
- the LOC138903492 gene encoding uncharacterized protein codes for METKEPTGSEDRDIKRKKERGAGKQPEKSSKDRCENAVKNVVKKKNTLKNERNTMHDALVDTKTIAHKSASDTHDSEVVETLSEGSGGNVIAEEKRKKRKKEKRNKEDEQVDIASGVNQGDVSTIEEIENSKIDDANIRERKKTKGHNCKDLTHGKSEKREFSGDVQVFPPSGDPSDEKHGINQEKLLCGKWFTKEEDEIVKDAVYRYIEVHNLGGDGLQKVLDSKFIPELKGCWKKIGKAIPYRPYIAVYKRAQRLFRMGKKGKWTEEKYEMVRKFHGEHGPKWKILADELGKDRVHVGNAWHRIKLDNLKKGNWAQEEIQNLFDLVNANLQLKLFEEKKSKHGMLRDNICWSEISDKLSTRIALNCCNKWYRQLTSPMVAAGEWADTDDYRLIDALFELDPSCIEDVDWDNLLDHRDGELCRKRWKQMVRQISQHENKSFAAQVEVLAKRYRPDLVGAREAWDRKPVGP; via the coding sequence ATGGAAACTAAAGAACCCACAGGAAGTGAAGATCGTGATAtcaagagaaagaaagaaagaggtgCTGGAAAACAGCCTGAGAAGTCCAGTAAAGACAGGTGTGAGAATGCTGTTAAAAAtgttgtgaagaagaaaaatacattGAAGAATGAGCGGAATACAATGCATGATGCACTTGTAGACACCAAAACAATTGCTCATAAAAGTGCAAGTGATACACATGACAGTGAGGTGGTTGAGACACTCAGCGAGGGCTCTGGTGGAAATGTTATAGCCGAGGAGAAgaggaagaaaaggaaaaaggaaaagagGAACAAAGAGGATGAACAGGTAGATATTGCGTCTGGAGTCAATCAAGGTGATGTTTCAACCATAGAAGAGATAGAAAATAGCAAAATAGATGATGCTAACATCAGAGAGaggaaaaagacaaaaggacacaATTGTAAAGATCTTACACATGGAAAGAGTGAAAAAAGAGAATTTTCAGGTGATGTTCAGGTTTTTCCTCCATCCGGTGATCCAAGTGATGAGAAGCATGGAATTAACCAAGAAAAATTACTGTGCGGCAAATGGTTCacaaaagaagaagatgaaattgTCAAAGACGCTGTTTATAGATACATCGAGGTACATAACTTGGGTGGAGACGGGTTGCAAAAAGTGTTGGACTCTAAATTTATTCCTGAATTAAAGGGCTGCTGGAAAAAGATAGGGAAGGCTATACCATACAGGCCTTATATAGCAGTTTATAAACGTGCACAACGTTTGTTTAGAATGGGTAAGAAGGGTAAATGGACTGAAGAAAAGTATGAGATGGTACGAAAGTTCCATGGAGAACATGGGCCCAAGTGGAAGATCTTGGCTGATGAACTTGGGAAAGATAGGGTACATGTGGGAAATGCATGGCATAGGATAAAACTGGACAATCTCAAAAAAGGAAATTGGGCTCAGGAGGAGATCCAAAATTTGTTTGATTTGGTGAACGCTAATCTGCAACTGAAGCTTTTTGAAGAGAAGAAATCTAAGCATGGGATGTTACGGGATAATATTTGCTGGAGTGAAATTAGTGACAAATTGTCCACCAGGATTGCTCTAAATTGCTGCAACAAATGGTACAGACAATTAACATCACCGATGGTGGCTGCAGGTGAATGGGCAGATACTGATGACTATCGCCTAATTGATGCCCTTTTTGAACTGGATCCGAGCTGCATAGAGGACGTGGATTGGGACAATCTTCTTGACCACAGGGATGGAGAGTTATGTCGAAAAAGATGGAAACAGATGGTTCGTCAAATAAGTCAACATGAAAACAAGTCATTTGCTGCACAAGTAGAAGTGTTAGCTAAGAGATATCGTCCTGATTTGGTTGGAGCAAGAGAGGCCTGGGATAGAAAACCAGTTGGCCCATGA